In Nocardia sp. NBC_00403, the DNA window CCTCGCGTTGCCGCAGCTGGCCACGGACCTGCGCCCTTAGGCAACGCATAACCCGTGCAAGGCGTTGCCTCGTGGACGCCCATGGTGCGTGCGGAGTTTGCTTTGCGGCATGTTCGTTCTCGATCTGACCTACCGGGACGGCGCGCTCGATGAACTCGACGCCTGGATTCCCGAGCACTACGCCTACATCGACCGCCAACTAGCTGCCGGAACGTTCCTGATGTCCGGACGCAAGGTGCCCCGCACCGGCGGTGTAATCCTCGCCCAGGCTCTTGATCGCGCCGATCTGGACGCCGTGATAGCCGAGGACCCTTTCCTGCGTGAGGGCCTGGCCGACTACACGGTCACCGAGATCCAGCCGACACGGTCGGTCATCGCCCAGATTGCCACCTAGCCAAGCGATTCACGCCGTCGACGTAGCAGCCGTCAGGCTTGCCTGTCTCGGGTCTCGGGAAACGCGGACCTCCGCTGCGGGTACTGCGGAGGATCGGAATGTCTCGCTCGACGAGCGAGGCCAGGCGTAGGGTGCGGATCTGTCATTCGATCCGTCCCACCAAAATCTCACACTTTTGATGGGATTTGCCCAGATCTGATGGGAAATGATGAGCCGATGTCAGTCTGCACACATGGGCTGTGACCAGGCGTGATGAGGTCCGCTGAGACATGTCGCCGAGATTGGAACCTGTGTCAAGTGGTCGCAGGTTCAAATCCTGTCACCCCGACAACAAAACCCCTTCCGACCTCTTGGGTACTAGGAGTCGTCGCAACACCCCAGTTCAGGGGAGATCGCGATGGACTTCAGGATTCGGGTAGATCGGAAACCACAGGGGCCCAGGAAGTTGCGGGCCGAGCGGGTGGAGTATCTGCGTCTTGTGAGACTCGGTCACAGCAACAAAGTGGCATCGAAGATGTGGCCCGTCCCCAATGAATGAGACCGCTTGATATTAGAGTCCTGTTGGCCCTGGTGAGGGCTGGAAGGGACGATGAGTGACATGGCTGGTCGGAAGCGGCATTCCGCAGAGGACATCGTGCGCAAGCTGCGCCGCGCCGATGAGTTGGCCGCGGAAGGCAAGACCGGCGAACAGATCGCGGCCGAGTTGGGAGTGTCGGCGGCGACGCTGTACAACTGGCGCCGCCAGTTCGGTGGCATGGACACCGACGCCGCCAAGGAGCTCAAGGAGTTGCGGGAGCAGAACACGCGGTTGAAGCGGCTGCTGGCCGATGCGGAGTTGGAGAAGGACGCGTTGCGGGAGATTGCGAAGGGAAAATTCTAGGCCCGGCTGCCAAGCGCCGCGCCGTGGACATGCTCAGAGAAGTTCAGAGCCTGTCGGAACGGTTCGCGTGCAAGGTTGTTGGGCTCGCCCGAGCCACCTACCGGCGTATCCCGGTCGCGGCGACCCCGGCCGATCCGGACGCCGATCTGCGGGCCTGGCTGCGCGCCTATGCCACGAAACATCCCGGCCATGGGTTTCGCCGTGCCTGGGCCGCGCTGCGCCACGACGACGGCCGGGAGGTGAACAAGAAGAAGGTGCACCGGTTGTGGAAAGACGAGGGGCTGCAGGTGCGGGCGCACTCACCACGCAAGCGGGCCGGCGCCTCCTCGGCGCCCAGGATCGACGCCGACGCACCAAAAGTGGTGTGGGCGTTGGATTTCCAGTTCGATTCGACCGTCGACGGCAAGGCGGTAAAGATCGCGTCGATGATCGACGAGCACACCCGCGAGTCGGTGCTGCACCTCGTGGAACGCTCGATCACCGCCGAGAAGCTCGTGACCGAGCTGGAGAAGGTGTTCACCGCCCGAGGCGGCCCACCGCTGGTGCTGCGCATGGACAACGGGCCGGAGATGATTTCGGCAGCGCTGCAACAGTTCTGCGCCGACCGGGTGGGTATCTCCTATATCCCGCCCGGGACGCCGTGGAACAACGGCTACATCGAGTCGTTCAACCGACGGCTGCGCGCCGAGTGCCTCAACCGCAACCACTGGACGAGCCTGCTCGAGGCCCGGGTGGTCATCGGCGACTTCAAGACCGAGCACAACCTGCGGCACCGTCACTCGGCGCTGGGCTATCTCACCCCGGCCGAGTACGCTGCCCGCTGCAGCCACACCCACCACCCCGTGGCCTGCGACATCAACTGAACCTGGATCGAATACCACCCGGCTCTACTACCGGGCGGACTCGATATCGGGGACTCGCCAGATGGTCGGCGTCCACGAACGCACCGGGCGTGAGTGGCGCAACGGGCGTGACGATCCGAACAGGAAGAGGATGTCAGTCTCCTCTGCGGGCTCATCATGAACGCTGAGTGCCGGTTTGGAAAAGTTCACCGAAGAGCTCTGGATCGTGCTCGGGCTCCGTCGTTTTCGGGCCGCTCCGGTGGTATCTGGCACTCTTGTGCGGGTGAGCGACGTTGATCAACAGCAGCACTCCGCGAGTGACACTTGGGTGTTCGGCCTCGAAGAGCTCCCTGCCGCCGTGCCGGGTGAAGATGGGACAGTCCATAGTGTCGCCCCGGCCTTCGGTACCACCGTGATCAGGGCGCCTGCGGGCGCCCCGCAGGCGTTGTGCTGGGCAGCCGAGGAGATCGTCTTCCAATGCGGACCTGACTGGTCGGCATCGGCAGTCCTCCTGCAATGGCTCCGGATCGAGGCCGGCGACGAACTCCAGCTGGGTGTGGAGAGTTGTTTACTGGAGCGCATCGCTGGTGACCAGATCCGCGTGCACTCCAACTACGAACAATGGGAAGACCTGGTCGTGCCCATCCAGGACGTTCGACGCATGCTGATCGACATGATGACCTTTCTCGCCACGGAATCCCGTCGCCCGTTGCCGAATTGGCGAATCAAGCGTCTTGGTGAGCGAAACTGGTCACAGCAACGCCGCACGCTGTAAGAGGGTCAACCGCCCGTGGGCATTGTGGTCGTGTCCGGAGGGGGACACACGCGCTAAACACGCAGATCGACCTGCGGAAATGATGGGGCTGCTTGTATCAGCAGTCCTGTCTCTGACAGTTGGTTGTGCCTGGACAGCCACGTTGAATGGTGACGATCATCGTGCTTGTTTGCCCGCTCCTGAAGGGTTAGACCTCGCCATCCAATGCCTCGTTACCAAACATATACTGAACCGTCTCGATTTTCCGGCCGGCTTCATGGTTGAGTCATCACCGGCTGGGATGGCTGTTGTTGAGCGTAGTAGGCGGCTTCGTATTCGACGGGGGGTCGATCTCCCGCGCGAAGAAAATCGAGGCCGCTTTCAGAATCTCGTTGGCCTCCTTTAAATCTCGCACTTCGCGTTCGAGTTCCTTGATCCGCACCTGCTCCGCAGTCGTGACCCCGGGAGCCTTGCCGGTGTCGATCTGGGCCTGCTTGACCCAGACACGCAGCGTCTCGGCGTGGACGCCGAGTTTCGGAGCGAGCGCCTGGCAGGCGGCATACGCCGACGGATACCCGTCGAGTCGGTCCATTCACCATCTTCACCGCACGCTCACGCTGCTCGATCGGATAACGCTTGGGCATGGCCCAGATCCTTCACAGAGAAGGATGCGGCGGCGGTCGCCCAGGGCAAGGAGAATGCCGACACTGCCCGGCGTATGACCGGGAAGGTCGACCAGGACCACCGATCCGTCACCGAACAGGTCATGGCTCCTCCCGAAGGTCAGCACCGGGGGTCCGTCCAACTCGTACAACTGGAAGTTGCGTCCGAGGAGAGGGCCCCGCGCGACGCCGAACGGTGCCTTCGGTCCGCGTAGCGCCCACTCGTACTCGAGCACATCCGTTTACACCGGGATCGAATCGGGGAGCTCGACGAGGCCCGAAATATGGTCCCAGTGCAGATGGGTGGGCAGGGTGAAGTCTATGTCGGCGACGGTGTGGCCGACCTGCGCCAGAACGTCGGCGAGACCGAGGACTGGCTTGTCCGGCGTGACGACCGCCCGCAGCGGCGCGGGAAGCTGCGGCAGCACTCGGCGATGGACGTTGTCGCACATCGCGGGATCGACGAGGAAGCGCGCCGTGCGGCAGGCGAGCTCCACCGGATCCGGTTCGGTCAGATCTACGGTGGCGGCAACGGATTTCGCTGTGGCAACTGGGAATTCGTCGGTGCTGACGAGGATCTTCCGCAGTCCGGTCGCCGTGGTGCCTCGGATTCATGAGATCGGCTCGACGCCGAGCA includes these proteins:
- a CDS encoding IS3 family transposase (programmed frameshift): MAGRKRHSAEDIVRKLRRADELAAEGKTGEQIAAELGVSAATLYNWRRQFGGMDTDAAKELKELREQNTRLKRLLADAELEKDALREIAKGKILGPAAKRRAVDMLREVQSLSERFACKVVGLARATYRRIPVAATPADPDADLRAWLRAYATKHPGHGFRRAWAALRHDDGREVNKKKVHRLWKDEGLQVRAHSPRKRAGASSAPRIDADAPKVVWALDFQFDSTVDGKAVKIASMIDEHTRESVLHLVERSITAEKLVTELEKVFTARGGPPLVLRMDNGPEMISAALQQFCADRVGISYIPPGTPWNNGYIESFNRRLRAECLNRNHWTSLLEARVVIGDFKTEHNLRHRHSALGYLTPAEYAARCSHTHHPVACDIN
- a CDS encoding transposase; translated protein: MDRLDGYPSAYAACQALAPKLGVHAETLRVWVKQAQIDTGKAPGVTTAEQVRIKELEREVRDLKEANEILKAASIFFAREIDPPSNTKPPTTLNNSHPSR
- a CDS encoding MBL fold metallo-hydrolase yields the protein MCDNVHRRVLPQLPAPLRAVVTPDKPVLGLADVLAQVGHTVADIDFTLPTHLHWDHISGLVELPDSIPV
- a CDS encoding YciI family protein: MFVLDLTYRDGALDELDAWIPEHYAYIDRQLAAGTFLMSGRKVPRTGGVILAQALDRADLDAVIAEDPFLREGLADYTVTEIQPTRSVIAQIAT